One Pseudomonas sp. B21_DOA genomic window, GACCGCCGAGCAGGTTGAGCAAGGTACTTTTGCCGGAACCGGATTTACCCACGATCGCCACACGCTCGCCCGGGTGCAACTCCAGTTGCAGGCCGGCCAGCACTTCTACCGACTCAGGGCCCTCCTCGTAGGATTTGCCCAGGTTACGGCAGCTCAGAATTGCTTGTTCACTCATGCCCGACTCACTCATAACGTAACGCCTCCGCCGGCTGGGTGCGCGCGGCACGCCAGGCGGGATACAGGGTGGCGAGGAAACTCAGGACCAACGCAGCGGCGCAGACCATGACGACGTCCTGGCTCTGTACCTGCGAAGGAAGATAATCAATGAAATACACGTCAGCATTAAGGAACTTGTGGCCGATCAGCCCTTCAAGCGCCGAAATGGCCGCACTGACATTCAGCGCCGCAAGGATCCCGACTACCGCGCCAATGGCCGTGCCGACCACCCCGATCACCGTGCCCTGCACCATGAACGTGCGCATGATCGTGCCCGGAGTGGCGCCAAGAGTACGCAGAATGGCGATGTCGCCCTTCTTGTCGTTCACCACCATCACCAGCGTGGAAATGATGTTGAACGCGGCGACGGCGACGATCAGCAGCAACAGCAGCCCGATCATGGCTTTTTCCATGCGGATCGCCTGATACAGGTTGCCGTGGGTGCGGGTCCAGTCGCGGGCGTAGTAATGATCTTCGCCGAGCTGCTGGGCAATGTTCCACGCCTCGCGCGGGGCCTGGAATAGATCGTCGAACTTCAGCCGCAGGCCCTGCACCTGATCGGCTTTCCAGCGGTGCATTTTCGCCAGATCCTGCAGATTGGTCACGCCGAGGTAGCCGTCGAGCTCACCGGCGCCGACATGGAAAATCCCGACCACGGTGAAGCGCTTCATGCGCGGGAACATCCCGGCCGGGGTCACGCTAACCTCGGGCGCAACGAAAGTAACCTTGTCGCCGATGCCGACGCCGAGCTTGGTCGCCGCCTTGTCGCCGATGACGATGCCGAAGCTGCCCGGTGTCAGTTCGTCGAGTTTGCCCTGCTTCATGAAGTTGTCGATGATCGACACATTGCGCTCGAGCGCAGGATCAATGGCATTGAGCAACACCTTGGAAACCTGACCGTTGTTGGTCAGCAGGCCCTGCATCTGGGTGAACGGCGCCACCGCCGTCACCTGCCGGTTCTGCCTAACCTTGTCGGCCAGGCTCTGCCAGTCATTGATCGGCTCGCCGGTCTCGAGAGTAGCGTGGGGCACCATGCCCAGCACGCGGGTGCGCATCTCATGATCGAAGCCGTTCATCACCGACAGCACGACGATCATCACGACCACGCCAAGGGCGAGCCCGATCATCGAAGTCAGGGAAATGAATGACACAAAATGATTGCGACGCTTTGCACGGGTATAACGCGTGCCGATAAATACGAAGAGAGGTCTGAACATGTCGGGGCTTGTTCGGAGGGAAAAGGAACGTCCTTGTGGCGGGGGTCGAAAACCAGCTTTACACTCAGACCACCGCCGCTACCATGGGTTCGCCATGTCGACATTAGATGAAGAAGATCGCCGCGAATACTACCGTATCGAGGACACGATCGCACTGGAAATTCGGCCCCTGTCCGCTCCCGAAGCCGCAGGCCAGGAAGTGTTGCAGGATGCTTCCCCGCTCTTCAACCTGCTCAGCGAACTGCACCTGAGCGAATTCGAGTCGCAGCACCTGTTGCGGCAGATCAGCGAGCGCGACCGCGCCATCGCCGCGTTCCTCAAATCGCAGAACAAACGCATTGACCTGCTCAGCCAGGTGATCGCCCTGACCGTGCTCGGCCACATCGGCGAGCCGCAGCCGGTGATCATCTCCGAGGGCGGGATCGACTTTCAGTACCCGACCCCGATTGCCACCGGCGCGCACCTGTCGGTAAAACTGGTGCTGATGCCGCAGGCGCTTGGCCTGCTGCTGCGCGCTCGGGTCACCCATTGCGACCCCAAGGGCGATGGCTATGACGTCGGCACCGAGTTCGAGCGTCCGACCGATGCTCAGCGCCAGTTGCTCGCGCGCTACATTTTGCAGAAGCAGGCCCAGGAACGCCGTCTGGCCCGCGAACAGAACGAATCTGGCATTTAACTTAAGGAAGCACCGTGACCCTCATCTACGGCCACCGCGGCGCCAAGGGCGAAGCACCGGAAAACACCCTGAGCAGCTTTCAGGAATGCCTCAAGCACGGCGTGCGCCGCTGCGAACTGGATCTGCACCTGTCCAAGGACGGCGAGCTGATGGTCATTCATGACCCGACGCTCAAGCGCACCACCGAGCGTCGCGGCAAAGTCGTCGAGCACACCGCCGCCGAACTGGTCACCTACGACGCGCGCAAGGGTGGCCCGGGCTGGATCAAGCCGTGCCCGATTCCGACGCTGGAAGAGTTGTTCGAGAAATGTGATTTCGAGCATTGGCAACTGGAAGTCAAAAGCGCTTCACGCACCCGCGCGGCGACTACCGTGCTGGCGATTCGCGAAATGGCTCAGCGCCACGGCCTGCTCGACAAGGTGACGATCACTTCGAGTTCGCGGGAAGTCTTGAAGGCAGCGCTGGACCTGGTGCCGGACGTGTCGCGTGGACTGGTGGCCGAATATGCCTGGCTCGACCCATTAAAGGTTGCAGCCAGTTATGGCTGCGAGATTCTCGCGTTGAACTGGACGCTGTGTACGCCGGAACGCCTGCAGAAGGCGCAGCGGCAGGGCCTGCATGTGTCGGTGTGGACCGTCAACGAGCCTGCACTGATGCGCAGACTCGCCGACTTCGGCGTTGACAGCCTGATTACAGACTTTCCCGGTTTGGCCACTGCCACCCTTGAGAATTGCTGAAATCGGTCTCCCCGGCCGGCTCAGGCCACCGGCCGGAGCCCGTCAAAAAAGCCGGTTGAGGCCGTCGTACGCCGCTACCCGATAGGCTTCGGCCATGGTCGGGTAGTTGAACGTCGTGTTGACGAAATACTTCAGGGTGTTCAGCTCGCCCGGCTGGTTCATGATCGCCTGACCGATGTGAACGATCTCCGACGCCTGATAACCGAAGCAGTGCACGCCGAGCACTTCCAGCGTTTCGCGGTGGAAGAGAATCTTCAGCATGCCCTGCGGCTCGCCGGCGATCTGCGCCCGCGCCATGCTCTTGAAGAAGGCCTTGCCGACTTCGTACGGCACCTTGGCCTGAGTCAACTCCTGCTCGTTCTTGCCGATCGAGCTGATCTCCGGAATGGTGTAGATGCCGGTCGGCACGTCATTGACGAAGCGCCAACTGCCATTGTCGACGATGCTGCCGGCGGCCGAACGACCCTGGTCGTGGGCGGCACTGGCCAGGCTTGGCCAGCCGATCACGTCACCGGCGCCGTAGATGTTCTCTATGCAGGTGCGGTAGTTCTGGTCGACTTCGATCTGGCCACGGCTGTTGACCTTGACCCCGATGTTTTCCAGACCCAGCGTGTCGGTGTTGCCGGTACGGCCGTTGCACCAGAGCAAGGCGTCGGCCTTGATCTTCTTGCCGGATTTCAGGTGCAGGATCACGCCGTTGTCCACGCCTTCCACGCGGTCGTACTCTTCGTTATGACGCACGGTGATGTTGTTGTTGCTGAAGTGGTAGCTCAACGCCTGGGAAATTTCCGAGTCGAGGAAGCTCAGCAACTGGCCACGGTTGTCGACCAGCTCGACCAGCACACCCAGACCACTGAAGATCGATGCGTATTCGCAACCGATCACGCCGGCGCCGTAAACGATCAGTTTGCGCGGGGTGTGGCCGAGGCTGAGGATGGTGTCGCTATCGTAGATACGCGGGTGGTGGAAATCGATGTCCGCCGGGCGATACGGACGCGAACCGGTGGCGATGATGATGTGCTTGGCCACCAGCTTCTCGACCACACCGTTGCCGCAGACCACTTCGATGGTTTGCTCGTCGGCGAAGCTGCCGGTGCCGAAGAACACGTCGACGCGGTTACGGGCGTAGTAGCCGGTGCGCGATGCGACTTGTTTGGAAATGACTTTTTCGGCGCTTTTCAACACGTCCGGAAAGGAGAACCAGCGTGGCTCGCCGATCGCGCGGAACATCGGGTTGGTGTTGAACTGCATGATCTGCCGCACCGAGTGACGCAGTGCCTTGGACGGGATGGTGCCGAGGTGGGTGCAGTTGCCGCCGACCTGACGACGGCTGTCGACCATCGCGACCTTGCGCCCCGCTTTGGCGGCGTTCATTGCCGCGCCTTCTCCCGCCGGGCCGGAACCCAGTACCACCACGTCGTAGTTGTAGACAGCCATGCGTACTCCTCAGAACAGGCCGCGGTGCCAGCAGCACCGGCGGCTAAATCACGCCGAACGGCGGCGCGAAGGAACAATTGGGGGCCAGTAGAGAACCCGGACACAGTCTATAGAAGCGTCAACGCCGCGCACATTAACCCTTGGTCGCGTCGTAGGCTACTTTTGCCTGCACTACAACGCCAGCTTTCGTCTTGTCTTCGGTCAGTTTTTTCACCGACAAGCTGCGTAAATGCCTGACTGCTGCGGGTGACGAAACCTGTATCGGCACGCAAGACAAAGAATGCAGCAATGTCATGCTCTTGGGCATAGTCCCGCGCCCTTTCCGGCCCAAGAATCAGCAACAGCGTCGATAGTCCATCGGCCATCAACGCAGAAGGATGAATCACTGTGACTGACGCCAGGTCGTGTAGGACAGGTCGCCCGCTGCGTGCATCGAAGGTGTGGGAATAACGCCGCCCGTCCTGCAGAAAATAGTGGCGGTAGCCACCGGAGGTGGATACGCCGTAGCCATCGACATCGATAATCCGCTCCGCCACTTGCTGGTCATCGCGAGGCTCTTCGAGAGCGATGCGCCACGCTGAGCCATCCGGCTTCTTGCCGCGGGCTTTGAGTTCGCCCGTGGCTTCAACCAGATAATTGTCGATGCCCATGCCCTGCAATCTGGCGGCGATGGCATCCACGGCGTAACCGGCGGCAATACTGTTGAAGTCGACTTCGACGGCGGCGTCCTTGCACAACCGCTCGCCATCGATGCGCAGATGCTGATGGCCGACCCGCTGCATGACCTCGGCCACAGCGGCCGCATCAGGGATCTTTTCTTCGCGTCCTTGCGGGCCAAACCCCAGAGGTCCAGCAGCGGTTCCACGGTCAGGTCGTAGGAGCCTTCGCTTTGCGTTGAAAGCTGTTCGCCGATGCGGACCAATTCGAGCACCGCTGCCGGCATGGATTGGCAGCTGTCGGCAGGCAAGGCGTTGAAACGCTGGATGGCGGAGTCACTGCGGTAAGTCGACATCTGTTGATCGACGTCGCCGAGGATGCGCTCCACTTCACCGCGCACTTGCGCAGGATCGGCAACATCGGCGTGGCGCACGTACTTGACCGACCAGGTGCTGCCCATGGTCGAGCCGCCGACCTGTTCCAGGGAATCGCCGTTGTCGCAGCCGACCAAAGCCGCCGCCAAGACCACAAGCCCCCACCAGCGTCCAGTTAACAATTCTTCATCTCCCCGCAAAACCACGGCGGCCATTATGAACTACAAGCGCCCGCTCGCTTCCCCATGGCTGCAACGCCTTTATACAAATTGAACAGTGAGTACCTCCCATGTCCTCCACCACGGGCAAAGGCAAAGCGATCTTTCGCGTTGTCAGCGGCAACTTCCTCGAAATGTTCGACTTCATGGTCTACGGCTTCTATGCCACGGCTATCGCCAAAACCTTCTTCCCCACCGACAGCGCGTTTGCTTCGCTGATGCTGTCGCTGGCGACCTTCGGCGCCGGTTTCCTGATGCGCCTGCTAGGGGCGATTTTCCTCGGTGCCTATATCGACCGTCACGGACGGCGTAAAGGCCTGATCATCACGTTGGCGATGATGGCCGCCGGTACGGTGCTGATTGCCTGCGTGCCCGGCTACGCGACGCTCGGTGTCGCCGCGCCGCTGCTGGTGTTGTTCGGCCGTCTGTTGCAAGGCTTCTCGGCAGGCGTGGAACTGGGCGGTGTGTCGGTGTATCTGGCGGAGATTTCAACGCCGGGTCGCAAAGGCTTCTTCGTCAGTTGGCAGTCGGCCAGCCAACAGGCAGCCGTGGTGTTCGCCGGTTTGCTCGGCGTTGGCCTTAATCACTGGCTGAGTCCGGAGCAAATGGGCGAATGGGGCTGGCGCGTGCCGTTCCTGATCGGCTGCATGATCGTGCCGGTAATTTTTTCATCCGTCGCTCGCTGGAAGAAACCCCGGAATTCCAGGCGCGCACCCACCGCCCTACCCTCGGCGAGATCGTCCGCTCGATCGGCCAGAACTTCGGCATCGTCATCGCCGGCATGGCGCTGGTGGTGATGACCACGGTGTCGTTCTACCTGATCACCGCCTACACGCCGACGTTCGGCAAGGCCGAGCTGCATCTGTCGGACCTCGACGCCTTGCTGGTGACCGTGTGCATCGGCTTATCGAACTTCTTCTGGCTGCCGGTGATGGGCGCGGTATCCGACAAGATCGGGAGAAAACCCTGCTGCTGGCAGCGACGATTCTGGCGATCCTCACGGCGTATCCGGCACTGTCGTGGCTGGTGGCGAATCCGAGCTTCAGCCATTTGCTGATTGTCGAATTGTGGCTGTCGTTCCTCTATGGCTCGTACAACGGCGCGATGGTGGTGGCGCTGACCGAGATCATGCCGGTGGAAGTGCGCACGACCGGTTTCTCGCTGGCCTACAGCCTGGCGACGGCGACGTTCGGCGGCTTTACGCC contains:
- the sthA gene encoding Si-specific NAD(P)(+) transhydrogenase, producing MAVYNYDVVVLGSGPAGEGAAMNAAKAGRKVAMVDSRRQVGGNCTHLGTIPSKALRHSVRQIMQFNTNPMFRAIGEPRWFSFPDVLKSAEKVISKQVASRTGYYARNRVDVFFGTGSFADEQTIEVVCGNGVVEKLVAKHIIIATGSRPYRPADIDFHHPRIYDSDTILSLGHTPRKLIVYGAGVIGCEYASIFSGLGVLVELVDNRGQLLSFLDSEISQALSYHFSNNNITVRHNEEYDRVEGVDNGVILHLKSGKKIKADALLWCNGRTGNTDTLGLENIGVKVNSRGQIEVDQNYRTCIENIYGAGDVIGWPSLASAAHDQGRSAAGSIVDNGSWRFVNDVPTGIYTIPEISSIGKNEQELTQAKVPYEVGKAFFKSMARAQIAGEPQGMLKILFHRETLEVLGVHCFGYQASEIVHIGQAIMNQPGELNTLKYFVNTTFNYPTMAEAYRVAAYDGLNRLF
- a CDS encoding lipoprotein-releasing ABC transporter permease subunit, whose translation is MFRPLFVFIGTRYTRAKRRNHFVSFISLTSMIGLALGVVVMIVVLSVMNGFDHEMRTRVLGMVPHATLETGEPINDWQSLADKVRQNRQVTAVAPFTQMQGLLTNNGQVSKVLLNAIDPALERNVSIIDNFMKQGKLDELTPGSFGIVIGDKAATKLGVGIGDKVTFVAPEVSVTPAGMFPRMKRFTVVGIFHVGAGELDGYLGVTNLQDLAKMHRWKADQVQGLRLKFDDLFQAPREAWNIAQQLGEDHYYARDWTRTHGNLYQAIRMEKAMIGLLLLLIVAVAAFNIISTLVMVVNDKKGDIAILRTLGATPGTIMRTFMVQGTVIGVVGTAIGAVVGILAALNVSAAISALEGLIGHKFLNADVYFIDYLPSQVQSQDVVMVCAAALVLSFLATLYPAWRAARTQPAEALRYE
- a CDS encoding glycerophosphodiester phosphodiesterase, with the translated sequence MTLIYGHRGAKGEAPENTLSSFQECLKHGVRRCELDLHLSKDGELMVIHDPTLKRTTERRGKVVEHTAAELVTYDARKGGPGWIKPCPIPTLEELFEKCDFEHWQLEVKSASRTRAATTVLAIREMAQRHGLLDKVTITSSSREVLKAALDLVPDVSRGLVAEYAWLDPLKVAASYGCEILALNWTLCTPERLQKAQRQGLHVSVWTVNEPALMRRLADFGVDSLITDFPGLATATLENC
- a CDS encoding PilZ domain-containing protein, translated to MSTLDEEDRREYYRIEDTIALEIRPLSAPEAAGQEVLQDASPLFNLLSELHLSEFESQHLLRQISERDRAIAAFLKSQNKRIDLLSQVIALTVLGHIGEPQPVIISEGGIDFQYPTPIATGAHLSVKLVLMPQALGLLLRARVTHCDPKGDGYDVGTEFERPTDAQRQLLARYILQKQAQERRLAREQNESGI